AAGAAATACAGTATTGTCTCCATATGGCCATTCACAGCCATTTTATACAGCTATGTTAACGGTCCAGCGTTGAATGTACCACCAACACAGCCCAGCATGATTATACTTTATATCAGTTTTGGGCAACTTTGGGGCCACAGCCTCAGagctggccctagccttttgggggcccgaAGTGAAATGTTGTTAGGGATCTCCCTCTTGACAGCGGAACTTTTTtttcctgcaattttacacattttgcccgggccgtagagaaaatgttgcagtttttaagcaagtttgctgcaatgcTACAAATGTAGCCATAAGGTGGGAAAGATTTAGCAATTTTACAACcgatttcatgcaattctactcattttgccatggggcagagagataaaatgtgcaattttacAGCAAATTTCCTACgattgtacacattttgccatacggtggagagaaatgtttgcaatcCTTAATATATCTGAGTGAAAGTGACTAAGAAAATCAGTGGGGGCCCCCAATCGGTAATTCCACCATGATtattacaagtttagatagctgtctAGACTAACTTACAAATCCAAAACATTTTAGCTGACATagactaattgagtgactgtcagtgactgacataacaagagagaaaatgctgatgcacaaccacattttggaattgcaccttgtgtattctactattctcactctcaacagtaaattgagactCGACTTGATTTCCCCTAAAACATTTTGGGAAATTGATCCCCAGGCCGTGGgctgccagttgcccatccctgccgtTGCTCTACTCTTATTGTGACACTGAATGAGATCAACCTTATAATGTTGACATAATAGAGCGGTTGGAGAGATTGACTGAGGGGACTGCGCAACGTTGTCAGATTTATATCATTTTAATTTGGGCTTGTGCATTGTGGTTCAGTTTTTATGGAGACATCACATGAGATTTGTGCACTTCCTACAGCAATGACAAACATATGCCGTGAATGTTGAGTTCCTCAGGTGCCGTCATTATACATTTAAAGAGCCTGTGAAAGGCCGTCTTTATATGTGTGTCAATTATTATGGTGACCGTATACTTACTGGTATAGTACACAAATACAGATCATATACAGGCCAACTACTGTACGTGTGACAAGTGAAAACCATTGAGAGACCACGGGAGAACAAAAAGGGAATGGAAACATGGATATGGAAAGACCACAGTAATATTTGATTGCACAGGAAGAGACTGACTACCATAAAATATACAATGATCATGCTTAGTGTGTCTGCCATGTTTACTGCATCTGCATTTTATTCAAGCTTTCACAGAAGTAATAAGATATACCAATGATATACTGATGTTGACATTTTCAGTACCACTATCCACAATACGAACGCATATTTAACGTATACCTTCTCACGAAgctaatatttttttttgttggtgtAAAGCAAATAGACCCAGGGAAAGCTAAACAAAACGTGACAGCGGTTGCTCAAAGATTAGTGACAAATGGTACTAAAACGTTTGTCGCTCTTGTCGTATCAGGCTGACAAGTAGCTGTGTAATGCAATGATTCTTTCCACTGACAGAGGTGTATATAGTACAGAACACAGATATGTCGGACCCTGTTGCAAACATACATGATTACTGAGCAGCTGTCGAGGGTTTACATGTAACCAGAGCCATATGATTATGGAAATATTGATGCGTTGATATATAACTGTGCCTTTACAATGGTCTCTCTCATCGTCTATATCAAATTTCCCATTCTACCAGATtgatacgtacacacacacacattaagctTACGTGCAGAAACACATACAATGTACCCACACCCACACAAGTATACATAGGCTTGTGTGACCACTACTTCACAAAAACATTTTGCTGAAATTTTGTAAAGATACAGACAGGCAcgaatgcacacacagacacacgcagacatacactcagaacacacatacacaacgcACCCAGTTTTCAAATCTAAACTTTTTATGCTGAAGATACCAAAACATTATTCTACTTGAAATTAAGAACTAAGCTATTAAGTGGGTAACCTTTGTCTAACACCAGATCAGGATTTGAACTAAAGCCATCTAAACTTCCTCTATATTGTTGCTGGTTTGTTTTGGAGCGGATTCCCCTTCAAACCAAAAAAATTATTAAAATATGTTTTCCTTCAAAACCACACATTTGTTCCAGTGCCTTTCTTTTGTTTCATCAAAAAATATAATTAAAATAAAGAATCTTAATACTGTTCATTTTCTTTATATCACTTACAACAACATCTCCTTAGAAATATCTACTTGCTACCGTTCACAAAACATGAGTCAAGTCAACAATGAAAAATAGATTTTGAAAAGCACATCAGGGATTCTAATGGACTGAAGAGATCCTTGATCATTGTGAAGCCTCCATCTTGAAATGCTCATATTCATATTCAGTGTCTTCCACTGTTCAGCCACTGGGATCTCCATCTGCCAACTCTAAGATAAACCTGGGAGCGGTGAAATGAAACATGTTGACCCTACTGCAAGGCTTACAGTGGAACCCTCCACAGTGCAcattccccctcttccctccaagTCTGATAAGTCCAAGTCCTGTTCCTCATGTATTGCAGCAATCCTCCAGTTCTCTTACAGCATCTTCTAGAATGCATAGCAGCATTAATCCTTTTCTTCATCAGTTTGATATTGTCACCTCAgtccactgtctgtctcttaATAATGGCCAATGCAGGTGGGTGTTGCCTAGTTTTTTGTCCCTCCTTGTCCCCACCAAGACCCAGCGTGACTAAAGCCTAGGCTACAGTGCTAGGGGTAAGGCTGGGCGTGGTGGTGGCCTGGTTTTGGCCCTTTTTCCTCCTGCCGCCTCCCTTGCCACCCTCTCTGCCTCCTTTCCCGCCCTCTTTGCCACCCTCTctgcttccttcttttcctccctctttgGCCCCCTTCTTGCCACCCTCTTTGCCACCCTCTTTGCCACCCTCTTTGCCCTCGTGGCCATGGCCTCGGACGTTttctttgtcttgcctcctctgcGGGTCTCGTCGCTCGCCCTTATTCTTATTCCCATCTggatagagagaggaaaataaCAGATTGAAATGCATTATTACATGGACTACGACACCAAAATAACAGGGTAGTTGGGCTCAGCTTTTATAAACAGGGCTTTGATGGCTTTTGGTGTGTGTTTTAAGTACAGTAGAGTCAGAATTTGCTTGGTAGACCTTGACATTAGCCCATTAGCCCATATTCACAACATGTTTCTCAGTGGCATTGTGTGGATACCCCGGTTTCTAGCTTCCTAACAGGCCCTTTTAATACTGGCTAATTGCCGCTAAGCCCCAGACATGCAGCTCAGGATCCAGAGCCTTTCATAAATGCCACCATGATGCAACACAGTGCTGCATTGGgctgacaggaaacacacagcAGTGCCATAACGACAGGCCGGAAAACAGTAATCAAGCCTTTGTGAGGAGTGTGGCCACGACTCCGAGCCGGAAACGTCTTAACACTCGCAGAGACAACGGCTGATGGAACTTAATAGTTCATGTAAACAGTTGGGAACCGGTCGAGGTGAGCTCCTTTCTGAACGTCTGCCTTCCCTCTCCACTCTACCTCCCCCCGCATCCTCgtctttcccctcctcttcctctcactctcgcTATAGGCTGTTGTCTGGACTTCCACCTGTCACACAGTTTAAGTGCATAATTGCTCCCTAAATACAAACATCCATTAAGAGTAGTTTTCCAGGAACTCGGGAAGGATTAAACAGAGGAATTAAAGTAAATCAACACTGTTGAAGTGGGGTGCAAGAGTCCTTCATGTCCTGTACATGCAGCTATAGATTGTTCAACATACGAGCACTCATTGACATCCTCTTGACATTGTTGATGTAAATTGCGCTATGCCACTACACCACTAAGCTACAATTACGTTGACACGTCGGAGCTCTCATGacagcgtgtgtgtctgtgtgtgtgtgtgtgtgtgcgtgtgtgtgtgtgtgtggcttgctCGTGTGTTCGCGCGGGTGTGAACAACCTTTCACGCACATAAACGGGAATGGATGTTTGTGTCAGGTGTCAGACAGTGGTTGTTTATACTCGGCTGATGAGTGCTCCCACGATGAGAGGAAACTAGGAAGTTAGGCTGAGGAATGTTTGCTATGAACTTGTGTGTTGAGTCTCCATGTTCCCTAGAAACAGAGACTCAAAACACTCACTAAGGGGGCTGGAGAGCATTCGCTAAGGCTAACTGTTTGACAACAGGAGGCTCATGGAGCATTCTTGTTCGTTTgctttaataatataatataatatttaagcaataaggcccggaaGGTGTGTgttatatagccaatataccacggctaagggcagttcttatgcacaacgcaacgcagagtgccctGTCTACAGcccttagccttggtatattggcgatataccacaaacccttattgctattataaactggttatcaacgtaATTATAGCAgtcaaaatacatgttttgtcatacctgtagtatacggtctgatataccatggctgtcagccaatcagcaattAGGGATTGAACCACCCAGttaataattaagcaataaggcacatgggtgtgtggtatatggccaatatactgtaccatggctaagggctgttcttatgcacaacgcaatgcgtcaagccctgaatgctgattggctgacagccatggtatatcagaacatataccacgggtatgacaaaacagttatttttactgctctaattacgctggcaaccagtttataatagcaataaggcacgtcgggagtttgtgatatatggccaatataccatggctaagggttgtgtccaggcactcagtgatgcgttgtgcgtaagaacagcccttagccatggtatattggacATATACAACACCTCCTCGtgtcttattgcttaattatataaCTGTTGTAATAGGCCTACGTCTATTTCCTCCATTCTGCACCACGTGCTCCTTTTAGCTTGTTTTCTATATTTGAGTGTATTTGAAAGTACGCACAGAAAAAAAGCCTTGTTATTACTCAAATTTGCTCCATAGACATGTATCTCAGTATAAACCAATGAAAATCTCTATTTGGCAGTAAACCTGCAAACATTTACGTATTTAATGGCACATATTTTGAATAAAGAGACCCCTGAAACTAAATGAGTTTCAATAAGCATTCCTATCATTTATTTAACGAGGACCTGGCAGGAGCACAGGTGTGCAGTATCTTTCCCTTTGTTTGGTAGAAAACAGGCAGAGGCAGACCCAATACAGTAGTCCACTAACTAGAAGTAGTTGATGTAACTTTTCTTGAGACACGAGGGGCCAAAGTCATTAAAGCATCTGTCACTGTAGGGCCCTATTGGCCAGTTGGCTCCTGACATTGGGGGCTGTGTCACATTTCTTAGGGGAGTGTTGACAAGACTTGATTTCTAGCTTTGTAAAGTATGCATGTGTTGCCTGCCTTGAGTAAATAAACAATTTCTGGGGGATTAATTTCTCCCGCTAATGAAAACAAAATGGAGACCATTTGAATTTGGAAGACATTTGTTTCTGTTTAGAGTAATGTGCTTTAGTCAGTGAACCTGGGGAGTTACAGTAAGGGCCATTTGTTGAGTGTGCACAGCAGGACCTGGGCTGATTCTCTCACTGTGTAAGGACTTAATTAGTCCTCTGACAAGCCCGCTAATGGATCGAGGGGGACTCCATCAATTTATGACAGCCATGATTGCAGCTCCACTCCATCCAAGCTAAACAACTGTGGCCTGACAAAGGCAATCACGCATTTAGCAAATTCTGTTTTCATGTGGGCCCATTTGTAAAAAGCTACAGGAAGAAAAAGGGAGAGCTTGGCCAAATCGACACAAAGCGTGAGATCTGCAGACCAGTAAATCACTTGTGTTATACAAGCACTGCCCCCTGTGTTTTTTTACAGCGGCCCCGTCGGCCAAGTCTTGCAGATGGATTCGCGGCCTCGCTAATTTAGCACATGGCAAGTTTTTTTAAGCACATGAAAAAGGGCTTAGACAAGGTCATGATAACCAGCGCTTATGAGTTAATTCACACGAgaagaaaatgtatttgttaTGTGCCTTGACAGGAGATCCTTACTCATTTTCACAACGGTGTATTCTGACACCAGAATAAGGAAAATAAGTTGAAGCTAATGGCTATCATCTCTCAAAGTCAAACTGTCAACATTTCACAAATGGAGTCACATCATACGTCTCAATCTCCTTCAAGATGCGGGTGACTCCTGAGTCCTGACACACTACACTCTGCTGTTCCAACACGGCATCCCGTTCCCTCATTTTCCCTCCTTTCACAACACTCGCTAAGTTTAGAAATTTGGCATCCGGCACTACACATTTATGGGTCAGTTTATAATATTTCACCGTTAATTATTCTTCTCAATCCGTGGTGGAAATTCTTTCCAGGATGCAGGCGTCATGCAGTGTAAATTTGCCTCTCATTTATCAAACAGTGCTGTCCAGTGTCCTGTCCAGTGTGAAGCAAGTCCACTCCTCCCTGAAGAATTACAAGCAAGAGCTCGTATATATCCTCCCTCGAAGGATTTCTTCATCTAATGTTGTATAATGCTGTTTCTGTGTGCATTTTTACGTACTCCATCTGTTACATATTTCATAACTGACTTGATTCTTCATTGATTCTTTACAATGGGTAAACTGACATTCGTTGAAAGCTGTTACTCAAAATAGTAGCAGCCCTGAAATCCAATAAGCGTACCACCCGCTCATAAAGTTTGAGAATATTGCTTGTTTACTGCACACTAAGTCCCTGTAAAGAAATGGAAGCTTCCAACTTTGATTCAACATGTACATGAATTAGCTGCCAAATAAAATATTCACATGGATTAAAACCAGGAATTACAGTGGGAAAATTAGGAGATAGAAACTGTGGCCAAATGGGCCCACCGTTGTCAGCCATACAAAACAACTCCTTTCACTTCAAATCAACATTAACAAATCCACTCCAAACCTTTCTCTACCTTTTTATTGGGTCGATCACAAAGCTAAGTATCCCAGCCATGCTGTTCAATAAAGGTTTGACTGGTCCGTTTTATTTTATAAGGCAGAGTTCATTAAAACCTACTGAccgggcctcccaagtggcacagcggtctaaggcactgcattgcagagctagaggcgtcactacagacccaggttcctTCCCTGGCTGTGCCACAACCGGCCGTGGCTGGGAGTCCCACAGGACGGCACACAATtagtccagcgtcgtccgggttggggaagggtttggccaggggAGCTTTACTTGTCTCATCACGCTCTAGTGAcaccttgtggcgggccgggttcCTGCAGGCTGACTCCCATCgccagttgaatggtgtttcctccgacacattggtgaggctcGCTTCTGGGCTAAGCTGGTGGGTGTTTAGGAGCGCggttaggcgggtcatgtttcggaggacgcatgaccacTTCGGCTCTCCCGAGACCATTGagtagttgcagcgatgagacaagatcgaaattggggagaaaaaggggggtaaaatacaaaaataatcaaataaaaacacTTACTGACCAAAGGAGAGGCCTTTTGGTTTCTCAACTACTTGAATAAACTCCATCCTATAATATCAACTACAACTAGAAATGTGTTATGGGCCAAAGAACAACAACGGAGTAGTACTAATTACAGCATGATTAAGCTGTTATCAAATTGAGTGTTACCGGGCAGATTGCTAGCTTAGCAACATTAGCCAGCTCTGAAACAAGACGGCAGACGAATGATAAGAACTGTGTAAAACTCGCGCCTCGCAGAGCTTCAAAACAAACAGTCCAACTCCAGCTCTTATCGTCATCCAACACTGCAGTGCACTGCATGGCACCCTCCCATCTGTCTTGCCTGTTTGGCTCTTTTGAAATGTTTGTTTacatggttctcagtcagagactCCGTGTCCTTACTGAACAAACACCTTTGAGGTGCCAGGTCATGGTCATACAGGGGTTTGGTGTTGTGTATTGCCTTGGACATTTATAATAttgcagagaaaaaaaaaatcttatttagtACAGGGAGTTTATGACTTCATCAGAAAAGATGCTGATCACAATATTATTGACTCTGTAGTTGTGTTGAACTGTTGTTTTGTCATCTTTCCTCTACTGTCTCATTCCTGTCTTTTATCCATCCATATATTTATTGTCGGTTTCACTCTATTTCCTCTCGTTGCCACTCTCCTAATGTAGGTATGTGTTAGTGCTCACCTCCTTTCCCACATGGTGCCTTCTGCACTGTGCActtctgtctctcagtctgtggAGCACAGGGCcggggggaggacgcagagaccGTGTCAGGGCTGGGGGCCTGAAGAAGCTCTTGCACTCTGGTCTGTGTGCCTTTCTTAAAGCCACACGTCTTGTTCTTCTTCATACAGGGACCCCATGGGCTCCATTCGCCCAGTTCACATTCTACAGACGGGATAGAAAAGAGGACAGAAGTTAAATACAGTTTTAGATGcacacacatagaacacacatGCAACAAGCCCAAATTGAAACCCATTAAGTTTTAGATTTCAACAGGTCTTGCATGTTCACAGTGAGAAAGCAATGCAGAGGAACTTATCCAGCCCAAACAGACATCACTCATTTGGCCTTGTCAAGTGCAAAGCCTCTATCTTACCAAGTCTGTCCAGTTTATCTAGAGACCTCCACTGTTTTACCGCTAGTGACATAATGTTGAGCTTAAGTCATGACTCTATCTGTCAAGAGCTGGTTTCCATTGTGGGGGAAATGTCAAACTTTTTCTGGGAAAATATTTTGACTTTTTTGTTAAGGgttggggggtgggtgggggtgaAGCAAGCAAACTTGATACTGCCAAAAACAATAACAAGGAAATTAGAGAATATATAACAAGAGCGGCTGGAATGAGCACTTTCTGTAAGGTAAGGGAGCAGGGGCAATGCCAGAATGTCAACCTGGGGGTTGACATTCTGAGAAGTCAAGTGGGCTGGAGCAGCCAGCTAGCACTAGACTTGCAGAGTAATGCCATTAGTGCGATATTTGCTTACTTGTGACAGAAATAATTTCAAAAGAAATCAACAAAATGATCCTGCCGGCCTCCCTCCGAAGTTCAGCTGGCTCGCTGGTGATTGAGAAACAGCAGAAAGAAGAAAAAAGGAACAGCGGAGGAAGAGAGCTCAACAGAACACAGCTTCTCCACGTCACTGAAGTCTCGAACTGAACTCTCATATGGCAGGCGATATTCATCCGACAGGCAGAACATACTTGGCTGCTGATAGCTGAAGGGTATTTAGTATACCATGTGTGATGGGTTAGGGTGAACTGGGTATGTTATGGGATCAAACATTCAAGACTTTGTGACAGGCTCTCACCACAAAAACTCATCATACTCAACTTCATATGCTTAATACTCAATGTATGGGTAGTGTGGGACTTACAGTAATATTATCTTATTGAAAAGCTAATATGTGTCAAAAGGCTATGTGCCCTTAAACTCATTGTTCATAATCCAGTTCAGTGTCAGCTGTGAGTGAAGCTGTGGCAGGGGGTGAAAGGAAGAGAggtcagaggtgagaggtcactcaCCTACGCACTCCATGGTCCCGTTGGTGGTGCTGAGGCCTTCAGGGCAGCTGGGGTAACATCGCCCTCTGTGTGAATATAAGCCCTCCTTACATTTTGTGCAAAAATTTCGATTGAAACACTCCTCACAATTCTCTATTTTACATTCTGAAAGGAAAAGGGGAGACAAAAACATGAGTCAAAGAGAGGAGGGAATGAGGAAAATCAAATCACACTTAGTTTAGTTCATGTTCATTGTGTTAACATAGTATACACGCACACTTTGCATTAACTGACAGCATAACACACCACTGTTCGTTGTTCTGGCTTCAAGCTTCCGCGTTAATACAGAATGATACAGTATTACCATACAAAAACAGCAAAGTATGTTTAAAAAATGCGAAGCCTTCCTTCTGCACTAAGGGATCCTCTTCTCCTCGGGGGAGGGACAAGAATGTGGCCTGATTTGTATTTACTATGAGAGATTTATTAGTGATAAAACAATGGGGAGAGACTCTTCGGGGATTTTGCATGAATAACACCCATGTCTTAAAAGCATATGCATACCACGGCTATATTTTTTGGAAAGCGGGTGGCCGGGTGCGGGCCAAGAGTAGAGAGCACGTCAGCGGATTTCCACGCACCTTTGCCTCGTTAAAAACACAGCTTCTCCAGTCAAACAAGCAACTACTTTAAATTGAGGGTAATTACGGGCGTGGGAGAATGAAAAACAGACACCTTAGAGGACTACCAAGAGCCCCCCCCTTTCTCATCCCAACCCTTCTCCTAGCCCCCTTATTTCACGACCATCATTATCTTATTCTGAAATAATAACATTTTCTCTGCCAAAACCAGAGTGTGGAGACAGAGGCACGCTAAGCGAAGGTCACAGATGTAATCCTTACATCTCTGGGTTGGAATATCGGTGAGTATCCAGTCACAAAACACTAGACACCTTTCCCATAAACAACTAAAATAAAGAATGTCTAGTCGGCTGGAGTCTTGCCAGGAGTTCGAAACGAGCCAAAGGGAAGAATCCTCGTTGGGATTTTAATGCCCTAACCTCAATTATTACTTTAAGCTCTTGACAGCTAAATTTGACGTTACTGATGTTCGAGAGCAAATACTTTGACAAATGTAGCCCTAATGTAAAATACATGTGGCTAACAAGACATCTTGGGGATTTCGATATGTCCGAAATTGAAGCGGCTGACTGGATAATAACAGCAGGTTAGCCACGGAGAGGCTTGAGGAGGAGGTTGAGGAGACTAACCAGCATGCTCAGCGGCCTTTCGGGATGCAGTGGACAACATTGAAACAATAAAGACTGAGGTTAAGTTAATTTCAAGTGACAGTAAAACATGAACAAAAATGTGGGGTAGAGTGAGCCAGAACTTTTGTTGTTTTTATCCAAATTGGACTATTTTCCAAAACCGTCTTCCTGAGTACCTAGCAGACAGACATGCTCTGAGGTTATGGCCCTGTGTTTATGTTCACATATTGTACATGTACAAAGTTTGTCAGGCTATTTCAAATAAATATCTTGAAGCAAAGGCCAATATGTTCAGGTGGATCCTCATTATGTATCTTGTAATGTGATTTCAGGTAGCCACATGTGTAAACAACGCTATGTGGGATAATAACTCTTTGTTTAATTGAACAGGCCCCTATCTCGGACCATGTTGCTGGTATGAGGAGTATCACACATACTAGCCCCCCTTATTCCAACCTTATTTCAACCTGCTGATTGACAGTAAGCTTCTCTGCTGCGAAGGCATCTGGACAGTTACAACTCGTCCAGGAGGAGCTGTGTAAATCTGTATGCTATCTCACCTTCCTCTCAATGTAAGAGCTATAAAATACCAGGGTTAAAGAGTAGGGAAACACTGTTTAAAAGAAAGCAATAAGTGCTTCCTATAACtcagtatgtacagtaccagtcaaaagtttggacacaccaactcattccagggtttttctttatttgtactattttctacattgtagaatactagtgaagacatcaatactatgaaataacacatatggaatcatatggtaaccaaaaaagtgttaaacaaatcaaaatatattttatatttgagattcttcagagtagccaacccctgtcttgatgacagctttgcacactcttggcattctctcaaccagcttcacctggaatgcgtttccaACAGAattgaaggacttcccacatatgctgagcactcatctgcttttccttcactctgtggtccaactcatcccaaatcatatcaattgggttgaggtcgggtgattgttggGGCCAGGTCCTCGGAtatagcactccatcactcttcttcttggtcatatagcccttacacagcctggagaagtgttgggtcattgtcct
The genomic region above belongs to Oncorhynchus mykiss isolate Arlee chromosome 3, USDA_OmykA_1.1, whole genome shotgun sequence and contains:
- the rspo1 gene encoding R-spondin-1, yielding MQLGLVALAMVFLGSMGHSDSGLKLSKGQRQRRISTEGPPSCSNGCERCSEYNGCIKCKPKLFILLERNDIRQIGVCLASCPQGYFGMRTPDTNRCIQCKIENCEECFNRNFCTKCKEGLYSHRGRCYPSCPEGLSTTNGTMECVECELGEWSPWGPCMKKNKTCGFKKGTQTRVQELLQAPSPDTVSASSPRPCAPQTERQKCTVQKAPCGKGDGNKNKGERRDPQRRQDKENVRGHGHEGKEGGKEGGKEGGKKGAKEGGKEGSREGGKEGGKGGREGGKGGGRRKKGQNQATTTPSLTPSTVA